One window of Triticum dicoccoides isolate Atlit2015 ecotype Zavitan chromosome 5A, WEW_v2.0, whole genome shotgun sequence genomic DNA carries:
- the LOC119300277 gene encoding uncharacterized protein LOC119300277, giving the protein MQATGSVTWVVGAQASVLGRCSGGVPYPSSSSSVSSGRSQGLGTVRCCVQAQEKKPRVRKTKEERREMVESFVDMYRVSNNGKFPSVNLTHKEVGGSYYIVREIMRDIIQENRVLGPGDLNAKTLSFQDCPDSSELSNRHELGQDNIEILDMSDGYHGNKDYVLEMSDKDEAFSLQTNFISTQQLLTSSDILESGILNSVLQNGNVADATCLEPNLEKQDEALRGKPRESQTNSSEMQAPSLAHVSDLHKEIEVTNAGDEHEETTSSITDEVTLSPERSVVSQTNGALLHEHVTSPDECGVTTNTAVDEAIVFSENNGVLQTDQILIQEHEIVPETSSIETEVVQVADGQFRSATPATQMDAYTSNTSAATIESAVSIDHHDVVERPLLGASPNEQRKPEDLASRPAMDTKGFLQKEYNHNTVEKDVSEIKKSVSGITEEEREASKANHEHGISATTTIGRRTGKEQQKKEDNLFWLIVRAFVVSMSKLWAK; this is encoded by the exons ATGCAGGCCACCGGGAGCGTGACCTGGGTCGTCGGCGCCCAGGCGTCCGTCTTGGGGAGATGCAGCGGCGGGGTGCCCTACCCTTCGTCGTCGTCTTCTGTTTCCTCTGGTAGGTCCCAGGGGCTCGGCACGGTGCGGTGCTGCGTGCAGGCGCAGGAGAAGAAGCCACGGGTGAGGAAGACCAAGGAGGAGCGGAGGGAGATGGTCGAGTCCTTCGTTGACAT GTATCGGGTTTCAAACAACGGGAAATTTCCTTCAGTCAATCTTACACACAAGGAAGTTGGAGGATCATATTATATAGTCCGTGAAATTATGAGAGATATCATCCAAGAGAACAGAGTTCTTGGCCCTGGTGACTTGAATGCTAAGACGTTGAGTTTTCAGGATTGCCCTGATTCTTCAGAATTATCAAATAGGCATGAATTGGGCCAAGACAACATAGAGATATTAGATATGTCTGATGGGTATCATGGCAACAAAGATTATGTGCTGGAAATGTCTGACAAGGATGAAGCATTTTCATTGCAAACGAACTTCATCAGCACTCAACAGTTACTGACCTCATCTGATATCTTGGAATCTGGTATTCTGAACAGTGTACTCCAAAATGGGAATGTAGCAGATGCAACATGCTTGGAGCCAAACCTTGAGAAACAAGACGAAGCCTTGCGTGGGAAACCAAGGGAGTCTCAGACTAATAGTTCTGAGATGCAAGCCCCATCTCTTGCTCATGTTTCTGATTTGCATAAGGAAATTGAGGTCACCAATGCAGGGGATGAGCATGAGGAAACAACCAGTAGCATCACTGATGAAGTCACTCTTTCCCCAGAACGTAGTGTTGTTTCTCAAACAAATGGTGCACTTCTACATGAGCATGTGACATCACCTGACGAATGTGGTGTCACAACTAATACTGCTGTTGATGAGGCTATTGTTTTCTCAGAAAATAATGGCGTTCTTCAGACAGATCAGATCCTTATACAGGAGCATGAGATAGTACCTGAAACATCAAGTATCGAGACAGAAGTTGTTCAGGTTGCAGATGGCCAATTTAGATCTGCAACACCTGCAACTCAAATGGATGCTTATACCTCGAATACAAGTGCAGCAACAATAGAATCAGCTGTGTCCAttgatcatcatgatgtggttgagCGACCACTGCTTGGTGCCAGCCCTAACGAACAACGAAAGCCAGAAGATCTTGCCTCTCGACCAGCAATGGATACAAAG GGTTTTCTGCAAAAGGAATACAACCACAACACGGTAGAGAAAGATGTAAGTGAAATCAAGAAATCGGTATCTGGCATCACAGAAGAAGAGCGTGAGGCAAGCAAGGCTAATCATGAACATGGGATAAGTGCGACAACAACGATCGGCAG GAGAACTGGGAAGGAACAGCAGAAGAAAGAGGACAACCTATTTTGGCTTATCGTAAGGGCATTTGTTGTTTCTATGTCCAAGTTGTGGGCAAAATGA